In Euphorbia lathyris chromosome 2, ddEupLath1.1, whole genome shotgun sequence, the sequence AAGAAAGGCCCAAAGCACAACAAAATTCAATTTCCCAAGAGATCTTTGTTTGAAGCTGAATGTAACATAATGCAAGCATAATAATATTCTATCGATCTTACTTCCAAAATTCATCAACAAATgttgtgaaaaatagaaaaaattacGCATTTTTCATTGGTCGAGTTCATTAAACTCGGTCCGGTATAGTACCGGAGCCTTACCCAACATTTAAAAATGACACCTTTCTTTATTTCCTTTAATCTCTCTACCCATACCCACAGCTCCTCCCTATAAAGCAAAGCAGGTGGTCCGTGATTCTTTTAGGACTGCCTGACTTATAACATTAACAAAACTACACATCCCATTGAAATTTCAacctctttttattttattcttttcatGTTGGTCCTTCCTTTGTTTCTTTTATAAGTTTCCTAAAAGATCATACTCTACTTGTTTCAGAGACTTCTAAAAGTTGATAATGAGATCTCCAACTTAACTAAcactaaaacaattttaatatcAGTTgcagtaaataaaataaaaaaatgaaaaaatatatataaaaaaagaaagaaaagatgcTTCCTACATTTCATAAGCAACAATGAAACAGTTACCTCTGTAAGACATCCTTAAATCTGAAGCaaaagaagttttttttttttaaggaaaaaaaagaacaaCCATCAATCAGTCAGGCTTCCTGTACACTCTGTGTGTGTGTATGTTCCTCCTTGAAATCCATGAGCAAAAAAAGCTCAGCACTTTGCAGAAAACTAAGCTTACCTTACCAAGATGCCAAATAGTACCCATTAGTGTCCTCCTCCATTGGAGCAGGAAGATTGAGATCAATTAGGCCAGACATGGACACTTCAGGCACTTGATGATGATCAATAACTACGGTTCTATCTTCGCTACCTCCGACGAAATGGGATCTTTTGTGACCTCCTAATGCTTGTCCGGACCGGAATACCTTATAGCAAAATGGACATTCATGAACTTTGCCTTTCTTTAAACCCAGTTTTTGGTCTGCATTTTGCACAATTGGGGTTTTTCCATTGCAAGATTGGATGTTTTTTCTGTTAGGAACATCAATGCTGTTTTCACCACTCTCATAACCATTACTATTCCTGTGGCTGTGGCTGTGGCTGCCTCTGATTCCCCCTAATTTACCTGTTTTTGAAGCCTTTGTTTTGAGAAATTCAGTGTTGTAAGAATCATTGTTCTTGCCTTTTCTTCTTGAAACAGTTTCAGATTCATCATATCCATGATCTGCTCCTCCTTCAATTATATCCTTTCCTAACTCCGTTCTAATTCGCCTAAACCTGCTTAATCTTTTCCCCATTTCAGGACTCAATTCCTCTTCATATCTACTACTAGATCCATATCCAAGTTTTTGCTTCTTCAATTCATCAAATCCATGAACTGATATTTCAGCCTCAACCCTTTTAGTTTTAGGACCATTCCTGAAATACCCAGAATCAGAATTCTCAAAATTATCTTTAATCACTTGCTGCTTGGATTTCTTGGTCTCCAGAATCCCATTACCATTATAAACACAATTGATACCATTCTTAACACTAATTCTCAATTTAGAGGATGATTTAGTCTCTACAACCACTGAATTGTTATCTGAAAAATCAGCAATAGAACTAAAACAACCTCTAAAACCAGAATCCTTGGACAACATCATCAAACACATAGCAACCTCTTCTTGCTCTTGCTCAATATCATCAGAGGCAGATGACAGAGAAGCATTTGGTAAAGAGTAAACATCAATAGTCTTGTACCTCATTCTTGTGGATCTTCTTCGCTTACTAGGAGCAGATGATGTCTCAGTATCAGATTGGCTATCAAAAACTTGATCTTTGAGTTTCTCAGTAGTCTCGGACTGATCTTCAAAGCTGTTCTTGGAGTGAGAAGCCATATGGCCACACAGAGCTTTCAAAGATTGAAATCCTTTACCGCATTCCTTACACACCTTTCCTTGTATCAGATTACTTTGATTTGAATCTGCCATAAACCTCCTAGTCTTCTTGGGATTTTCTCTAAGTCCATAACCAGCGGATTGCCCAGCACCTTCATTATCCGAATGATCCTTCTTGCTATTGCTTCCACTAGCAGCAGCAGCAAAAGCCTTGATCGCATTGAGCTTCAAATCCGCCTCTTCTTCAACATCATTTGAATTCGAAGttccatttccatttccatgCCCATTGCCATTTCCATGGTTTCCATGGCCACTCAGATGGATCCTAATATGCCCACCTAACGACTTACCACATGGATACTTCTTGTTACAAAATTTGCATATGAACAATTTTTTCTTCGGGATCGCATTTGCATCCATCGTTTTGATCGAATTGCAAATTGAAGAAAGACTAATAAaactaaagaaaatcaagaaagaTCAGTAGGTTGTATCTTA encodes:
- the LOC136217813 gene encoding zinc finger protein ZAT4, whose amino-acid sequence is MDANAIPKKKLFICKFCNKKYPCGKSLGGHIRIHLSGHGNHGNGNGHGNGNGTSNSNDVEEEADLKLNAIKAFAAAASGSNSKKDHSDNEGAGQSAGYGLRENPKKTRRFMADSNQSNLIQGKVCKECGKGFQSLKALCGHMASHSKNSFEDQSETTEKLKDQVFDSQSDTETSSAPSKRRRSTRMRYKTIDVYSLPNASLSSASDDIEQEQEEVAMCLMMLSKDSGFRGCFSSIADFSDNNSVVVETKSSSKLRISVKNGINCVYNGNGILETKKSKQQVIKDNFENSDSGYFRNGPKTKRVEAEISVHGFDELKKQKLGYGSSSRYEEELSPEMGKRLSRFRRIRTELGKDIIEGGADHGYDESETVSRRKGKNNDSYNTEFLKTKASKTGKLGGIRGSHSHSHRNSNGYESGENSIDVPNRKNIQSCNGKTPIVQNADQKLGLKKGKVHECPFCYKVFRSGQALGGHKRSHFVGGSEDRTVVIDHHQVPEVSMSGLIDLNLPAPMEEDTNGYYLASW